From Zhongshania aliphaticivorans, one genomic window encodes:
- a CDS encoding TSUP family transporter → MADLALYQYVLIGIIFIWSGFVRSGLGFGGAVLSLPFLLLVHNQALVFLPLISVQLLIFSSITLILNNRSSQAIGRRHASTVNWPYLRYMLGIMIVPKLLGVFGLITSPADTLSIIIFSIVSVYAISYIANKPFKSNSKFIDALFLIVGGYISGTSLIGAPLIIAVAAQHIAREQLRDTLFALWFIFVGIKLGAFIYAGIDLQLIHHLWLLPCAAIGHVIGLRFHQHMLKAETPLFFRFLGLTLLVISLLGLWKALS, encoded by the coding sequence ATGGCCGACCTCGCCCTCTATCAGTATGTACTGATCGGCATTATTTTTATTTGGAGCGGCTTTGTGCGCTCTGGGCTAGGCTTTGGCGGCGCGGTATTAAGCCTACCGTTCCTACTACTTGTACATAATCAGGCCTTGGTTTTTCTGCCCTTGATTTCGGTGCAATTGCTCATTTTTTCATCGATTACCTTGATCTTAAATAATCGCAGCAGCCAAGCGATTGGCCGCAGGCATGCCAGCACCGTGAATTGGCCCTATTTGCGTTATATGCTCGGCATTATGATTGTGCCCAAGCTATTAGGCGTGTTTGGCTTAATCACTTCACCAGCCGACACCCTTAGCATTATTATTTTTTCCATCGTTTCGGTTTATGCCATCTCCTATATCGCCAACAAGCCTTTTAAAAGTAATAGCAAATTTATTGATGCCTTATTTTTAATTGTCGGCGGCTATATTAGCGGCACCTCATTGATTGGCGCGCCATTAATTATTGCGGTTGCCGCGCAACACATTGCCCGAGAGCAATTGCGCGACACCTTATTTGCGCTGTGGTTTATTTTTGTTGGTATTAAGCTAGGCGCGTTTATCTACGCGGGAATTGATTTACAGCTAATTCATCATCTCTGGCTACTACCCTGCGCGGCCATTGGCCATGTCATTGGTCTGCGCTTTCACCAGCATATGCTCAAGGCGGAAACGCCGTTGTTCTTTCGCTTTTTAGGTCTCACGCTACTCGTCATTAGCCTATTGGGTTTGTGGAAAGCCTTAAGCTAA